From the genome of Marinobacter sp. F4206:
ATCTCGTAGGCGCTACCATCGAGTATCAGGAAGGGCTTCAGGGCTCACAGTTTGTGGTTCAGAACCCGAATGCCAGCTCGACCTGTGGCTGCGGGAGTTCCTTTTCAATCTGACCCGATCAGACTGAACGAAAAAAGGAGAGCGCATGCTCTCCTTTTTTGTTGGTGCACGATCTGTCCTGAGCTGTCAGGCGTGGTAGATAGCGCCCAAGATCCGCGGTCCCCGCGCGCCCGTAACGTCGGGAAGGTTGCCAGGATTGCCGGCAAGGGTCTGCTGGGCCAGCCATCCGAATGCCACTGGCTCGACCCATTGCGGATCCAGTCCAAGCTCTGCGGTGATGGCCAGCGGCGCTGGGCTCAAGGCCCGCTCCAGTTCTTTCATTAGCACCGGGTTCCGGGTGCCGCCGCCGCAGGCATAGATTCTCATGGCGGGTGCGGCCGGCAACTGGTGGAGAATGCTAGTAACCGTCAGCTGAAGCAGGGTCCTCTGGACATCAGCTGCCTGGAGGTCGGGGTGTCGCTGCACCAATGTTTTCACCCAGCCCAGATTGAACCGTTCCTTGCCCGTGCTCTTGGGTGCTGACCGCGTAAAATACGCGTCCGATAGCATGTCCTTCAACAGTTCGTGATCAACGTTGCCCTCGTCGGCCCAGTGGCCATCTGCATCGTAGGGAAGGCCGGTCTGGTTCAGGCACCAGGCGTCCATCAAGGCATTGGCCGGTCCGGTGTCAAAGCCAGTAACCGGTTCATTCGAATCTGCCGGAATCCAGGTAATGTTGGCGATGCCGCCGAGATTTAGGATGCATCGGTCCTCGGTGTCGGAGCTGAAAAAAGCCTTGTGGAAAGCCGGAACCAATGGAGCGCCCTGGCCTCCTGCGGCCATGTCCCTGCGCCGGAAATCGGAAACGGTGGTAATGCCGGTTTTTTCGGCGATCACCGACGGGTTGCCGATCTGTGTGGAAAAGGGCGCGAAACCAGAGGGCTGGTGACGGATTGTCTGGCCATGCGAACCGATAGCCCGGATTGCCGAGGGGGAAATACCCGAGCGTTCGATGACCCTGTTGGCGGCATCGGCAAAGAGGGAGCCGGTCAGGGTGTCCAGTTCGCCGATCTCATCCGGTGTGCCCTGATTCTGGCTAACCGCCAGGAGGCGGTGCCGGAGGTCATCCGGATAGTTCAGAGTCTCTGAGGCGTGGACCGTAATCGACCGACCATCAAAGGACACCAGCACGGCGTCAATGCCGTCCATGCTGGTGCCGGACATGAGCCCGATCCAGGCTTCCATGGCGTTTACTCTTCTGAGGCGAGAGCGAGTTGCTGGTAATTCTCTCGGAAGACGTCGAACTGTGCCAGACGTTGCTCGGTGTAACGCTTGAACCGTGCCATTTCCGAGGAAGGTACCGGCTTGGCATCCGGGAGTTTTACGGTCCGGGAGTTGCGCGGCGATCCGTTGAGGCGGAACTCATAGTGCAGGTGCGGGCCCGTCACCATGCCGGATGAGCCGACATAGCCAATGGTTTCGCCCTGCTTAACGCGAGTGCCTTTTTTAATGCCCCGGCCCAGGCGGCTCATGTGAGCGTAAAGCGTTGTGATGTTGTCACCGTGCTGAAGGATGACAGTACGACCGTAGCCGCCTTTCCAACCGGAAAAGTGTACCCGTCCCGAACCTGCGGCCTTGATGGGCGTGCCCGTGGGTGCGCCATAGTCTGTACCTTCATGGGGGCGTACGACGTCGAGAACCGGATGGCGGCGCTGGAGGTTGAATGGCGACGAGACCCGGGCGTTGATGGGAGTGCGCAGGAACGCCTTGCGCATGCTCTTGCCGTTGGGTGAATAGTAGTCACTGTCTCCGTTGCTGTCGGTATACAGCAGGGCCGTGTTGTCTTCACCGCGGTTGATAAAGCGGGCAGAGAGTATGCGGCCGGTATCGAACTTTTCGCCGTCCAGATACAGTTCTTCATAAACCACTTCGAAGTGGTCACCCTTGCGGACATCGTAAACGAAGTCGATTTCCCAGCCAAAGATGCCTGCAAGTTCCATGGTCAGGCGGTCGTTCAGGCCGGCCTCGCGGGCGGCCAGGTAAAGGGAACCGTCAATGGTGCCGGAAGCGAATGCCGGCCGTGCTTCAGGTTCGCGAATAACCTTCTGTCCGGTAAATCCGTCTTCCGTCTTCTCAATTTTGAGAGTTTCGAGCAGGCTGCGCTGAAGCTCGATAGCCGCCAGGTCACCGGCTTCGCTGGTCGCAAATCGGATCGTCTCACCAGCATACAGGCGCTGGAGTTTTTCGGCGTCGCCTTCTCCGTGAATGACCGACAGCATGACGCCGTCATTGAAGCCGGCTTTCTTGAACAGCGAGGACAAGGTGTCGCCGGATTCAATCTCGAAGGTTCTCCAGTCAAACTGGGGTTCCGCCGGCTCCACAGCTTCGGCCGTCTGGTTTGC
Proteins encoded in this window:
- a CDS encoding peptidoglycan DD-metalloendopeptidase family protein, with protein sequence MLKMLPKTHITIAATATVVVTAAILMSPSADVEAKRMSYALDLEQGTVTGNGEAEQVAPEAANTAAIDEQSPVVSANQTAEAVEPAEPQFDWRTFEIESGDTLSSLFKKAGFNDGVMLSVIHGEGDAEKLQRLYAGETIRFATSEAGDLAAIELQRSLLETLKIEKTEDGFTGQKVIREPEARPAFASGTIDGSLYLAAREAGLNDRLTMELAGIFGWEIDFVYDVRKGDHFEVVYEELYLDGEKFDTGRILSARFINRGEDNTALLYTDSNGDSDYYSPNGKSMRKAFLRTPINARVSSPFNLQRRHPVLDVVRPHEGTDYGAPTGTPIKAAGSGRVHFSGWKGGYGRTVILQHGDNITTLYAHMSRLGRGIKKGTRVKQGETIGYVGSSGMVTGPHLHYEFRLNGSPRNSRTVKLPDAKPVPSSEMARFKRYTEQRLAQFDVFRENYQQLALASEE
- a CDS encoding anhydro-N-acetylmuramic acid kinase produces the protein MEAWIGLMSGTSMDGIDAVLVSFDGRSITVHASETLNYPDDLRHRLLAVSQNQGTPDEIGELDTLTGSLFADAANRVIERSGISPSAIRAIGSHGQTIRHQPSGFAPFSTQIGNPSVIAEKTGITTVSDFRRRDMAAGGQGAPLVPAFHKAFFSSDTEDRCILNLGGIANITWIPADSNEPVTGFDTGPANALMDAWCLNQTGLPYDADGHWADEGNVDHELLKDMLSDAYFTRSAPKSTGKERFNLGWVKTLVQRHPDLQAADVQRTLLQLTVTSILHQLPAAPAMRIYACGGGTRNPVLMKELERALSPAPLAITAELGLDPQWVEPVAFGWLAQQTLAGNPGNLPDVTGARGPRILGAIYHA